From Calonectris borealis chromosome 9, bCalBor7.hap1.2, whole genome shotgun sequence, one genomic window encodes:
- the PIGZ gene encoding GPI alpha-1,2-mannosyltransferase 4, with amino-acid sequence MWAKGLWALLAALRAGWCLLPQAGYLHPDEFFQSPEVMAGDILNLQVYYPWEFLSSSPCRTVVFPLMTSGVTYWVIKSLQQLDICSSCINSYTLLVSPRLLFTMFSFILDYSVYRLAPFWEADPWKALVLLAGSYVTLVFYTRTFTNTLEGLLFALLMVLVSSRKSDSSLAEPTSSPLVGIITTAGFFNRPTFLAFALMPLLYWAGLIVDSQKSIKTVINHFLKLVLCACFTAIVFVTADTFYFTSVGLDNLYSIKKNSLFDVIGQLNEKMIVTPFNFLSYNLNPHNLALHGSHPRVTHFTVNGIMLFGILHILAIGAGFKMLKKYIHQLIWVKSYCRGSSGLLVHSEDSPTLLLFYFVPLAFLSLFSHQEPRFLIPLILPLVLFSTSQNRAVKWKHVIIIFNVLGALLFGCLHQGGLIPCLFHLEQLVHSPESSIHPRHYTLLFAHTYMPPRSLLNIKKRDTHIEVIDMAGSEEETLCRTVEQRANNFTCNDCHVFVIIPGTVRATITKCGVSFLNETLIFPHLSMEDPPQIPFLFSGNWRSQLGLYILQLERDQQSL; translated from the exons ATGTGGGCCAAGGGGCTGTGGGCGCTGCTGGCCGCGCTGCGGGCGGGCTGGTGCCTGCTGCCGCAGGCCGGCTACCTGCACCCCGACGAGTTCTTCCAGTCGCCCGAGGTGATGGCAG gAGATATTTTAAACCTACAGGTCTATTATCCTTGGGAGTTCCTTTCCAGCTCTCCTTGCAGAACAGTTGTTTTCCCATTAATGACATCTGGAGTTACCTACTGGGTGATCAAGTCTTTGCAGCAGCTGGACATATGTTCAAGTTGCATCAACAGCTACACCCTTCTTGTATCGCCTCGCCTTCTCTttacaatgttttctttcatactCGACTATAGTGTTTATCGATTAGCTCCTTTCTGGGAAGCGGATCCGTGGAAAGCGCTGGTACTTCTTGCTGGATCGTATGTCACTCTGGTATTTTATACAAGAACGTTTACCAACACTCTTGAAGgacttctctttgctcttctgatGGTATTGGTTTCCTCAAGGAAGTCTGACAGCAGCTTAGCAGAGCCTACAAGCAGCCCTCTCGTAGGTATTATAACGACTGCTGGGTTTTTCAACAGGCCAACCTTTTTAGCATTTGCTCTTATGCCCCTGCTTTACTGGGCAGGTTTAATTGTTGACTCTCAAAAGAGCATTAAAACTGTCATAAACCACTTTTTGAAGCTTGTCCTATGTGCATGTTTCACTGCCATTGTTTTCGTAACAGCCGACACCTTCTATTTTACCTCCGTGGGCTTAGACAACCTCTACAGCATTAAAAAGAACAGCCTATTTGATGTAATAGGTcaattaaatgagaaaatgatAGTAACCCCTTTCAATTTTCTCAGCTATAATCTTAATCCTCATAATCTTGCACTGCATGGAAGTCACCCACGAGTTACACATTTTACAGTCAACGGAATAATGCTCTTTGGGATCTTACATATTCTGGCCATTGGTGctggttttaaaatgttaaagaaatataTCCATCAATTAATATGGGTCAAATCATATTGCCGTGGGTCATCTGGGCTATTAGTGCATTCTGAGGACAGTCCAACattactgctgttttattttgttcctttggcaTTTCTCTCCCTATTCAGTCACCAAGAACCTCGGTTTCTCATTCCTCTCATCTTGCCATTAGTCCTGTTCAGCACATCACAGAATAGAGCTGTGAAGTGGAAACACGTCATTATTATTTTCAATGTTCTCGGGGCTTTGCTGTTTGGGTGCTTACACCAGGGAGGACTGATACCATGTTTATTTCACTTGGAGCAACTCGTGCATTCTCCGGAGTCCTCAATCCATCCAAGACACTATACTCTGCTCTTTGCTCACACCTACATGCCTCCTAGGTCTCTGCTTAATATCAAAAAGAGAGACACGCATATAGAAGTCATCGATATGGCTGGGTCTGAAGAAGAAACCCTCTGCCGAACAGTAGAGCAGCGAGCAAACAATTTTACTTGCAATGACTGTCATGTTTTTGTTATAATCCCTGGTACAGTCAGAGCCACAATTACAAAGTGTGGTGTCTCGTTCTTGAACGAGACTTTGATATTTCCACACTTATCAATGGAAGACCCACCACAAATACCCTTCCTATTCAGTGGAAATTGGAGAAGTCAGTTAGGACTATACATCCTTCAGCTAGAGAGAGATCAGCAGAGCCTTTAG
- the MELTF gene encoding melanotransferrin isoform X3 has protein sequence MVSSVRRATMCFIVFSLGVVFAALSLERIRWCTVSEQELSKCNDMSKTFGGAGILPPLECTAGGSAANCTQMIKDDLADAVTLDGRLIYQAGKEHGLKPVVGEVYDQEIGTSYYAVAVVRKSSTITINSLKGVRSCHTGINRTAGWDVPVGYLIDSGRLAAMGCDLPKAVSDYFNASCVPGANDVNYPKSLCQLCKGDSAGQNKCERNSQEQYYGYSGAFRCLAEGAGEVAFVKHSTVPENTDGRSLSSWAQRLRSRDFQLLCRNGNTADVTEWRTCHLARIPARAVVVRPDTDGTVVFQLLNQGQQRFNGVGTKFQMFDSAAYGAQNLLFRDSTTELVAITAQNYQAWLGDEYLHAVQALSCNPNMLPESLNWCVVSTEEIWKCSEMAIAFKKKDLKPAIQCISAKTKEQCMELIQKKESDAVVLGGADIYTAGKTYGLVPAAGESYSADDNSNAYYAVALVKRNLSNAFTISDLKGKKSCHTGLGRTAGWNIPIGMLIKKGIIKTRDCNIPQAVSEFFSASCVPSAKQDNYPSKLCQLCIGDDSGNNKCSASSQERYYSYSGAFRCLAQDSGDVAFVKHSTVFENTDGKNTDSWAQNLKSSDFQLLCPNGARAEVTQFAECHLARVPAQAIMVHPDTSVFALYGLLDKAQVYFGNSSNGNGFKMFDSSTFQGKNLIFKDSAVEIVPVEERRTYAEWLGSEYIESLEGMQTPPCSGAAAITTHVAVLLVGSVLLTTPTTS, from the exons GATGATTTGGCAGATGCCGTGACACTGGATGGCCGTTTGATTTACCAGGCTGGAAAGGAGCACGGTCTGAAACCTGTGGTTGGGGAAGTATATGATCAAG AGATTGGAACTTCCTATTATGCCGTGGCTGTGGTAAGGAAGAGCTCCACCATCACCATCAACAGCTTGAAGGGTGTCCGTTCATGTCACACAGGCATCAACAGAACTGCAGGCTGGGATGTGCCCGTGGGTTATCTAATTGACAGTGGGCGCCTGGCAGCAATGGGGTGTGACCTTCCAAAAG CTGTAAGTGACTACTTCAATGCAAGCTGTGTTCCTGGAGCAAATGACGTAAACTATCCCAAATCCCTCTGTCAGCTCTGCAAAGGGGATTCGGCTGGGCAGAACAAATGCGAACGAAATTCCCAAGAGCAATACTATGGCTACAGTGGGGCCTTCAG GTGTTTGGCTGAAGGTGCTGGAGAAGTCGCTTTTGTGAAGCACAGCACAGTGCCTGAAAATACAGATG GAAGAAGTCTTTCTTCGTGGGCCCAGCGGCTTCGCTCCCGGGATTTCCAGCTTCTGTGCCGCAACGGCAACACAGCTGATGTGACAGAGTGGAGAACCTGCCACCTGGCCCGAATCCCGGCTCGTGCCGTGGTTGTGCGGCCTGACACAGATGGGACAGTTGTCTTCCAGCTCCTGAACCAGGGACAA CAAAGATTTAATGGGGTAGGCACCAAGTTTCAGATGTTTGACTCCGCAGCCTATGGTGCCCAGAATCTTCTGTTCAGAGACTCCACCACAGAGCTCGTTGCAATCACAGCTCAGAATTACCAGGCATGGCTGGGTGATGAGTATCTTCATGCCGTGCAAGCTCTGAGCTGCAACCCCAACA TGTTGCCAGAAAGCCTGAACTGGTGTGTTGTATCCACTGAGGAGATTTGGAAATGTAGTGAAATGGCCATTGCCTTtaagaaaaaggatttgaaacCAGCAATTCAGTGTATTTCAGCCAAGACAAAGGAACAGTGCATGGAGCTGATCCAG aaaaaggaaagtgaTGCTGTAGTTCTGGGTGGAGCTGATATTTACACAGCTGGGAAGACGTATGGCCTTGTACCAGCTGCTGGAGAAAGTTACTCTG ctgATGACAACAGCAATGCATACTATGCTGTGGCATTAGTGAAACGAAATCTATCCAATGCATTCACCATCAGtgacctgaaagggaagaagtccTGCCACACAGGACTGGGGAGAACTGCTGGATGGAATATCCCCATTGGTATGCTAATTAAGAAGGGCATTATTAAGACCAGAGACTGTAATATTCCTCAAG CTGTGAGTGAGTTTTTCTCTGCCAGCTGCGTGCCTTCAGCTAAGCAGGACAATTACCCATCAAAACTCTGTCAACTATGTATTGGAGATGATAGCGGAAACAATAAATGCAGCGCAAGTAGCCAAGAACGTTATTACAGCTACAGCGGAGCCTTCAG GTGCCTGGCACAGGACTCTGGGGATGTGGCCTTTGTGAAGCACTCGACAGTGTTTGAGAACACAGATG GTAAGAATACGGATAGTTGGGCCCAAAACTTGAAGTCCAGTGATTTCCAGTTACTGTGTCCAAATGGTGCCCGTGCTGAAGTCACCCAGTTTGCTGAGTGTCACCTGGCTCGGGTGCCGGCTCAGGCCATTATGGTTCACCCAGATACCAGCGTTTTTGCTCTATATGGACTACTGGACAAAGCCCAG gTCTACTTTGGAAACAGCAGCAATGGAAATGGATTCAAAATGTTTGATTCTTCAACTTTTCAAGGAAAGAACTTGATCTTTAAGGATTCTGCTGTTGAGATCGTGCCAGTAGAAGAGAGAAGGACATATGCAGAATGGCTGGGGAGTGAATATATTGAGTCCCTTGAAGGGATGCAAACACCGCCGTGCTCTGGGGCAG CTGCAATAACAACACATgttgctgtgctgctggtgggcaGCGTCCTCCTGACTACACCTACCACCTCATGA
- the MELTF gene encoding melanotransferrin isoform X1, which yields MVSSVRRATMCFIVFSLGVVFAALSLERIRWCTVSEQELSKCNDMSKTFGGAGILPPLECTAGGSAANCTQMIKDDLADAVTLDGRLIYQAGKEHGLKPVVGEVYDQEIGTSYYAVAVVRKSSTITINSLKGVRSCHTGINRTAGWDVPVGYLIDSGRLAAMGCDLPKAVSDYFNASCVPGANDVNYPKSLCQLCKGDSAGQNKCERNSQEQYYGYSGAFRCLAEGAGEVAFVKHSTVPENTDGRSLSSWAQRLRSRDFQLLCRNGNTADVTEWRTCHLARIPARAVVVRPDTDGTVVFQLLNQGQQRFNGVGTKFQMFDSAAYGAQNLLFRDSTTELVAITAQNYQAWLGDEYLHAVQALSCNPNMLPESLNWCVVSTEEIWKCSEMAIAFKKKDLKPAIQCISAKTKEQCMELIQKKESDAVVLGGADIYTAGKTYGLVPAAGESYSADDNSNAYYAVALVKRNLSNAFTISDLKGKKSCHTGLGRTAGWNIPIGMLIKKGIIKTRDCNIPQAVSEFFSASCVPSAKQDNYPSKLCQLCIGDDSGNNKCSASSQERYYSYSGAFRCLAQDSGDVAFVKHSTVFENTDGKNTDSWAQNLKSSDFQLLCPNGARAEVTQFAECHLARVPAQAIMVHPDTSVFALYGLLDKAQVYFGNSSNGNGFKMFDSSTFQGKNLIFKDSAVEIVPVEERRTYAEWLGSEYIESLEGMQTPPCSGAGNKTIPTHDYCCSPSYFMSDTRLGVAWSKWQLQATSGLPPFLQISCCLGNVC from the exons GATGATTTGGCAGATGCCGTGACACTGGATGGCCGTTTGATTTACCAGGCTGGAAAGGAGCACGGTCTGAAACCTGTGGTTGGGGAAGTATATGATCAAG AGATTGGAACTTCCTATTATGCCGTGGCTGTGGTAAGGAAGAGCTCCACCATCACCATCAACAGCTTGAAGGGTGTCCGTTCATGTCACACAGGCATCAACAGAACTGCAGGCTGGGATGTGCCCGTGGGTTATCTAATTGACAGTGGGCGCCTGGCAGCAATGGGGTGTGACCTTCCAAAAG CTGTAAGTGACTACTTCAATGCAAGCTGTGTTCCTGGAGCAAATGACGTAAACTATCCCAAATCCCTCTGTCAGCTCTGCAAAGGGGATTCGGCTGGGCAGAACAAATGCGAACGAAATTCCCAAGAGCAATACTATGGCTACAGTGGGGCCTTCAG GTGTTTGGCTGAAGGTGCTGGAGAAGTCGCTTTTGTGAAGCACAGCACAGTGCCTGAAAATACAGATG GAAGAAGTCTTTCTTCGTGGGCCCAGCGGCTTCGCTCCCGGGATTTCCAGCTTCTGTGCCGCAACGGCAACACAGCTGATGTGACAGAGTGGAGAACCTGCCACCTGGCCCGAATCCCGGCTCGTGCCGTGGTTGTGCGGCCTGACACAGATGGGACAGTTGTCTTCCAGCTCCTGAACCAGGGACAA CAAAGATTTAATGGGGTAGGCACCAAGTTTCAGATGTTTGACTCCGCAGCCTATGGTGCCCAGAATCTTCTGTTCAGAGACTCCACCACAGAGCTCGTTGCAATCACAGCTCAGAATTACCAGGCATGGCTGGGTGATGAGTATCTTCATGCCGTGCAAGCTCTGAGCTGCAACCCCAACA TGTTGCCAGAAAGCCTGAACTGGTGTGTTGTATCCACTGAGGAGATTTGGAAATGTAGTGAAATGGCCATTGCCTTtaagaaaaaggatttgaaacCAGCAATTCAGTGTATTTCAGCCAAGACAAAGGAACAGTGCATGGAGCTGATCCAG aaaaaggaaagtgaTGCTGTAGTTCTGGGTGGAGCTGATATTTACACAGCTGGGAAGACGTATGGCCTTGTACCAGCTGCTGGAGAAAGTTACTCTG ctgATGACAACAGCAATGCATACTATGCTGTGGCATTAGTGAAACGAAATCTATCCAATGCATTCACCATCAGtgacctgaaagggaagaagtccTGCCACACAGGACTGGGGAGAACTGCTGGATGGAATATCCCCATTGGTATGCTAATTAAGAAGGGCATTATTAAGACCAGAGACTGTAATATTCCTCAAG CTGTGAGTGAGTTTTTCTCTGCCAGCTGCGTGCCTTCAGCTAAGCAGGACAATTACCCATCAAAACTCTGTCAACTATGTATTGGAGATGATAGCGGAAACAATAAATGCAGCGCAAGTAGCCAAGAACGTTATTACAGCTACAGCGGAGCCTTCAG GTGCCTGGCACAGGACTCTGGGGATGTGGCCTTTGTGAAGCACTCGACAGTGTTTGAGAACACAGATG GTAAGAATACGGATAGTTGGGCCCAAAACTTGAAGTCCAGTGATTTCCAGTTACTGTGTCCAAATGGTGCCCGTGCTGAAGTCACCCAGTTTGCTGAGTGTCACCTGGCTCGGGTGCCGGCTCAGGCCATTATGGTTCACCCAGATACCAGCGTTTTTGCTCTATATGGACTACTGGACAAAGCCCAG gTCTACTTTGGAAACAGCAGCAATGGAAATGGATTCAAAATGTTTGATTCTTCAACTTTTCAAGGAAAGAACTTGATCTTTAAGGATTCTGCTGTTGAGATCGTGCCAGTAGAAGAGAGAAGGACATATGCAGAATGGCTGGGGAGTGAATATATTGAGTCCCTTGAAGGGATGCAAACACCGCCGTGCTCTGGGGCAGGTAATAAGACAATACCTACTCATGACTACTGTTGTTCCCCTTCTTATTTTATGTCAGATACAAGGCTTGGAGTAGCATGGTCCAAATGGCAACTTCAGGCCACCTCTGGCCTACCACCTTTTCTTCAGATAAGCTGCTGTTTGGGTAATGTGTGCTAA
- the MELTF gene encoding melanotransferrin isoform X2, translating to MKSSRNVFYLLFFHTALSLERIRWCTVSEQELSKCNDMSKTFGGAGILPPLECTAGGSAANCTQMIKDDLADAVTLDGRLIYQAGKEHGLKPVVGEVYDQEIGTSYYAVAVVRKSSTITINSLKGVRSCHTGINRTAGWDVPVGYLIDSGRLAAMGCDLPKAVSDYFNASCVPGANDVNYPKSLCQLCKGDSAGQNKCERNSQEQYYGYSGAFRCLAEGAGEVAFVKHSTVPENTDGRSLSSWAQRLRSRDFQLLCRNGNTADVTEWRTCHLARIPARAVVVRPDTDGTVVFQLLNQGQQRFNGVGTKFQMFDSAAYGAQNLLFRDSTTELVAITAQNYQAWLGDEYLHAVQALSCNPNMLPESLNWCVVSTEEIWKCSEMAIAFKKKDLKPAIQCISAKTKEQCMELIQKKESDAVVLGGADIYTAGKTYGLVPAAGESYSADDNSNAYYAVALVKRNLSNAFTISDLKGKKSCHTGLGRTAGWNIPIGMLIKKGIIKTRDCNIPQAVSEFFSASCVPSAKQDNYPSKLCQLCIGDDSGNNKCSASSQERYYSYSGAFRCLAQDSGDVAFVKHSTVFENTDGKNTDSWAQNLKSSDFQLLCPNGARAEVTQFAECHLARVPAQAIMVHPDTSVFALYGLLDKAQVYFGNSSNGNGFKMFDSSTFQGKNLIFKDSAVEIVPVEERRTYAEWLGSEYIESLEGMQTPPCSGAGNKTIPTHDYCCSPSYFMSDTRLGVAWSKWQLQATSGLPPFLQISCCLGNVC from the exons GATGATTTGGCAGATGCCGTGACACTGGATGGCCGTTTGATTTACCAGGCTGGAAAGGAGCACGGTCTGAAACCTGTGGTTGGGGAAGTATATGATCAAG AGATTGGAACTTCCTATTATGCCGTGGCTGTGGTAAGGAAGAGCTCCACCATCACCATCAACAGCTTGAAGGGTGTCCGTTCATGTCACACAGGCATCAACAGAACTGCAGGCTGGGATGTGCCCGTGGGTTATCTAATTGACAGTGGGCGCCTGGCAGCAATGGGGTGTGACCTTCCAAAAG CTGTAAGTGACTACTTCAATGCAAGCTGTGTTCCTGGAGCAAATGACGTAAACTATCCCAAATCCCTCTGTCAGCTCTGCAAAGGGGATTCGGCTGGGCAGAACAAATGCGAACGAAATTCCCAAGAGCAATACTATGGCTACAGTGGGGCCTTCAG GTGTTTGGCTGAAGGTGCTGGAGAAGTCGCTTTTGTGAAGCACAGCACAGTGCCTGAAAATACAGATG GAAGAAGTCTTTCTTCGTGGGCCCAGCGGCTTCGCTCCCGGGATTTCCAGCTTCTGTGCCGCAACGGCAACACAGCTGATGTGACAGAGTGGAGAACCTGCCACCTGGCCCGAATCCCGGCTCGTGCCGTGGTTGTGCGGCCTGACACAGATGGGACAGTTGTCTTCCAGCTCCTGAACCAGGGACAA CAAAGATTTAATGGGGTAGGCACCAAGTTTCAGATGTTTGACTCCGCAGCCTATGGTGCCCAGAATCTTCTGTTCAGAGACTCCACCACAGAGCTCGTTGCAATCACAGCTCAGAATTACCAGGCATGGCTGGGTGATGAGTATCTTCATGCCGTGCAAGCTCTGAGCTGCAACCCCAACA TGTTGCCAGAAAGCCTGAACTGGTGTGTTGTATCCACTGAGGAGATTTGGAAATGTAGTGAAATGGCCATTGCCTTtaagaaaaaggatttgaaacCAGCAATTCAGTGTATTTCAGCCAAGACAAAGGAACAGTGCATGGAGCTGATCCAG aaaaaggaaagtgaTGCTGTAGTTCTGGGTGGAGCTGATATTTACACAGCTGGGAAGACGTATGGCCTTGTACCAGCTGCTGGAGAAAGTTACTCTG ctgATGACAACAGCAATGCATACTATGCTGTGGCATTAGTGAAACGAAATCTATCCAATGCATTCACCATCAGtgacctgaaagggaagaagtccTGCCACACAGGACTGGGGAGAACTGCTGGATGGAATATCCCCATTGGTATGCTAATTAAGAAGGGCATTATTAAGACCAGAGACTGTAATATTCCTCAAG CTGTGAGTGAGTTTTTCTCTGCCAGCTGCGTGCCTTCAGCTAAGCAGGACAATTACCCATCAAAACTCTGTCAACTATGTATTGGAGATGATAGCGGAAACAATAAATGCAGCGCAAGTAGCCAAGAACGTTATTACAGCTACAGCGGAGCCTTCAG GTGCCTGGCACAGGACTCTGGGGATGTGGCCTTTGTGAAGCACTCGACAGTGTTTGAGAACACAGATG GTAAGAATACGGATAGTTGGGCCCAAAACTTGAAGTCCAGTGATTTCCAGTTACTGTGTCCAAATGGTGCCCGTGCTGAAGTCACCCAGTTTGCTGAGTGTCACCTGGCTCGGGTGCCGGCTCAGGCCATTATGGTTCACCCAGATACCAGCGTTTTTGCTCTATATGGACTACTGGACAAAGCCCAG gTCTACTTTGGAAACAGCAGCAATGGAAATGGATTCAAAATGTTTGATTCTTCAACTTTTCAAGGAAAGAACTTGATCTTTAAGGATTCTGCTGTTGAGATCGTGCCAGTAGAAGAGAGAAGGACATATGCAGAATGGCTGGGGAGTGAATATATTGAGTCCCTTGAAGGGATGCAAACACCGCCGTGCTCTGGGGCAGGTAATAAGACAATACCTACTCATGACTACTGTTGTTCCCCTTCTTATTTTATGTCAGATACAAGGCTTGGAGTAGCATGGTCCAAATGGCAACTTCAGGCCACCTCTGGCCTACCACCTTTTCTTCAGATAAGCTGCTGTTTGGGTAATGTGTGCTAA